Proteins encoded in a region of the Agromyces protaetiae genome:
- the rpmH gene encoding 50S ribosomal protein L34 — MSKRTFQPNNRRRAKKHGFRLRMRTRAGRAILSARRRKGRTELSA; from the coding sequence ATGAGCAAGCGTACGTTCCAGCCCAACAACCGTCGCCGGGCCAAGAAGCACGGCTTCCGCCTGCGCATGCGCACGCGTGCGGGTCGCGCGATCCTCTCGGCACGTCGCCGCAAGGGCCGCACCGAACTCTCCGCGTAA